In a single window of the Anaerocolumna cellulosilytica genome:
- a CDS encoding L-threonylcarbamoyladenylate synthase, whose translation MNTKRIKIDEVNISIEELEEASQILKAGGLVAFPTETVYGLGADGLNADASGKIYAAKGRPSDNPLILHIADLEDLKEIAVNIPENGLKLAKAFWPGPLTLIFEKSEKVPLSTTGGLSTVAVRMPSHKIAQELIKQSGVYIAAPSANVSGRPSPTTAEHVLDDLDGIIEMVIDGGKVTIGLESTIVDVTADKPIILRPGYITEDMLSQVVGEVEYDKAVLARSIQNDFIPKAPGMKYRHYSPKGELVIYEGDTKQVIKSINQAAEEKILQGYKVGIIATEETRSFYLKGTVKTIGTRRDDNTIARGLFEVLRAFDTEGCEYIFTESFDNNQLGQAIMNRLLKAAGYHIKKV comes from the coding sequence ATGAATACAAAGCGAATTAAGATAGATGAAGTGAACATTTCCATAGAGGAATTGGAGGAAGCCTCCCAGATTCTTAAGGCGGGAGGTTTAGTTGCTTTTCCAACGGAAACGGTTTACGGTTTAGGGGCTGATGGCTTGAATGCAGATGCTTCTGGCAAGATATATGCAGCAAAGGGAAGACCATCTGATAATCCTTTGATTCTTCATATAGCGGATTTGGAGGACTTAAAAGAGATAGCAGTAAATATACCAGAGAACGGTCTTAAATTAGCAAAGGCTTTTTGGCCAGGTCCTTTAACCCTGATTTTTGAAAAAAGCGAAAAGGTGCCACTTAGCACTACCGGGGGACTGTCTACAGTGGCAGTCAGAATGCCCTCTCATAAAATAGCTCAGGAATTAATCAAACAATCCGGTGTATATATTGCTGCACCTAGTGCCAATGTATCTGGCAGACCAAGTCCTACGACTGCGGAACATGTACTGGATGATTTGGATGGCATAATAGAAATGGTCATTGACGGAGGGAAGGTTACTATTGGACTTGAATCAACAATCGTTGATGTGACTGCTGACAAACCAATAATATTAAGACCCGGTTATATTACAGAAGACATGCTTTCCCAAGTGGTGGGAGAGGTAGAATATGATAAGGCAGTTCTGGCGCGCAGTATTCAGAACGATTTTATTCCAAAAGCACCAGGAATGAAATACAGGCACTATTCTCCTAAAGGTGAACTAGTGATTTATGAAGGGGATACAAAGCAAGTAATAAAGTCCATAAATCAGGCAGCAGAAGAAAAGATTTTACAAGGTTACAAGGTCGGTATTATTGCTACGGAGGAAACTCGCTCATTCTATCTGAAAGGTACTGTTAAGACCATTGGCACCAGAAGAGATGACAATACCATTGCAAGAGGGTTGTTTGAGGTTTTAAGGGCATTTGATACAGAAGGGTGCGAGTATATATTTACAGAAAGTTTTG
- a CDS encoding N-acetylmuramoyl-L-alanine amidase — protein sequence MSSRLQKLNKNYFHILFLLMVCLSVLILTDNTVIVMQQTGEFTTNKKEITMVIDAGHGGRDPGKVGINGAQEKDVNLSIALKLKALLEQNDIKVIMTRVEDIGLYAESDSNKKVADMRKRVDIINSSRAELAISIHQNSFTQESIRGAQVFYYTNSVEGKSYAEIMQAQMKETLQDGNKRVAKSNDSYYMLKKVECPIVIMECGYLSNRDEAALLIDEAYQERLAWAIHLGLMRYINTSVSSAQ from the coding sequence ATGAGCAGCAGGTTACAGAAATTAAATAAAAACTATTTTCATATTTTATTTTTACTAATGGTGTGTCTGTCTGTACTAATACTGACAGACAACACTGTTATTGTTATGCAGCAAACTGGGGAATTTACAACTAATAAGAAAGAGATAACCATGGTAATCGATGCTGGACACGGTGGAAGAGATCCTGGAAAAGTTGGAATTAATGGAGCACAAGAGAAGGACGTTAACCTAAGCATTGCTTTAAAACTTAAGGCGCTTCTGGAGCAAAATGATATTAAGGTTATTATGACAAGGGTAGAAGATATAGGACTTTACGCAGAGAGTGACTCTAATAAAAAGGTTGCGGATATGAGGAAACGCGTTGATATAATCAATAGCAGTCGGGCTGAACTTGCTATTAGCATTCATCAGAACAGCTTTACGCAGGAAAGTATACGGGGAGCTCAAGTCTTTTACTATACCAATTCTGTGGAAGGTAAAAGTTATGCTGAGATAATGCAGGCACAAATGAAAGAAACCCTACAGGACGGCAATAAACGTGTAGCCAAAAGCAATGACAGTTACTATATGCTAAAGAAAGTGGAATGTCCTATTGTAATTATGGAATGTGGCTATTTGTCCAATCGTGATGAAGCGGCTTTACTTATAGATGAAGCTTATCAGGAACGTCTTGCCTGGGCAATCCATCTTGGACTCATGAGGTACATAAATACTTCAGTTTCTTCTGCACAATAG
- a CDS encoding glycosyl hydrolase family 18 protein, giving the protein MKRQAKQAVIGTTIALLIIIIAVGAALISKFTPSKKSMELTDYYQVSEEEAFVIMQDSIYEKKALIEDSTIYLDYDTVTAMFNKRFYWDAKENVLSYTTPSEIIRAELGGNSYLVNKSKKETSYTIVKVKNSTVYIAIEFVKEFSDLEYELYKEPNRLVIQYDWGDYLFTTVKKTTQLRYEDSIKSDILVELVPGQVLTYVDTSEVAKNNFSKVMTEDGVIGYVRNKHVAESYYETLISDFEAPEYTHISKDKKINLVWHQVTNRDANNNLLNLLEKTKGVNVVSPTWFKITDNEGNISSLADTSYVDRAHNYGVEVWGLVDDFSTEVDMGELLSYTSKREKLMNELVAEAIKYNLDGINIDFEKIPSAAGLSYIQFIRELSVKCRSNGIVLSVDNYVPTSYSAYYDREEQGIVADYVIIMAYDEHHGGSDVSGPVSSLSFVEGAVKNTLAMVPKERIIMALPFYTRQWKEVTEKDGAVTVTSEAFGMSSAERVLKENGVEAAWDENVGLYYGEYKKDNALYRIWLEEEDSFEEKLKVVTQADVAGIAGWKLGLEKENIWNIIVKYIN; this is encoded by the coding sequence ATGAAAAGACAGGCAAAGCAGGCAGTAATCGGTACTACCATTGCTTTACTAATTATAATAATAGCAGTTGGTGCAGCACTTATCAGTAAATTTACACCAAGCAAGAAGAGTATGGAGCTAACAGATTACTATCAGGTTTCTGAAGAAGAGGCTTTCGTTATTATGCAGGATAGTATCTACGAAAAGAAAGCATTGATTGAGGATTCAACCATATATCTGGATTATGATACTGTTACTGCTATGTTTAATAAGAGGTTTTATTGGGATGCAAAGGAAAATGTATTAAGCTATACAACTCCTTCTGAAATTATCCGAGCAGAGCTTGGCGGTAATTCCTATCTTGTCAATAAAAGCAAGAAAGAAACCAGCTATACGATTGTTAAGGTTAAAAACAGTACTGTATACATAGCCATAGAATTTGTAAAAGAATTTTCTGACTTAGAATATGAACTGTACAAAGAACCGAATCGCTTGGTGATACAGTATGACTGGGGCGACTATCTGTTTACTACTGTTAAAAAAACAACTCAATTAAGATATGAAGATAGTATTAAGAGTGATATTTTAGTAGAATTAGTACCGGGTCAGGTATTAACTTATGTAGATACCAGTGAAGTGGCAAAAAATAATTTCAGCAAAGTTATGACAGAAGACGGTGTCATTGGTTATGTAAGAAATAAACATGTGGCGGAATCCTATTATGAGACTTTAATAAGTGATTTTGAAGCACCGGAGTATACACATATATCAAAAGATAAAAAGATAAATTTGGTGTGGCACCAGGTGACTAACAGAGATGCCAATAATAATTTATTAAATCTTTTGGAAAAAACCAAGGGTGTTAATGTAGTGTCTCCGACGTGGTTTAAGATTACCGATAATGAAGGAAATATATCTTCTTTGGCCGATACGAGTTATGTGGATAGAGCTCATAATTACGGAGTTGAGGTTTGGGGATTAGTGGATGATTTTTCAACCGAGGTAGACATGGGTGAGTTATTATCCTATACTTCCAAAAGAGAAAAGCTTATGAATGAATTAGTAGCAGAGGCTATCAAATATAATTTGGATGGAATTAATATAGATTTTGAGAAAATACCATCCGCAGCAGGATTGTCCTATATTCAATTCATAAGAGAATTATCCGTAAAGTGCCGCAGCAATGGTATTGTTCTTTCCGTTGACAATTATGTACCCACCAGCTATTCTGCTTACTATGACAGGGAAGAACAAGGAATTGTTGCGGATTATGTTATTATTATGGCATATGATGAGCATCATGGCGGTTCAGATGTAAGCGGTCCGGTTTCCTCACTTTCTTTTGTGGAGGGTGCAGTAAAGAATACCCTGGCAATGGTACCAAAAGAAAGAATTATAATGGCCTTACCTTTTTATACCCGACAATGGAAAGAAGTAACGGAGAAAGATGGAGCTGTTACTGTGACTTCAGAAGCATTTGGAATGTCCAGTGCTGAAAGAGTATTAAAGGAGAATGGCGTAGAAGCAGCCTGGGATGAAAATGTGGGTCTTTACTATGGTGAATATAAAAAGGATAATGCCTTATATAGAATCTGGCTGGAAGAAGAAGACTCATTTGAAGAAAAGTTAAAAGTAGTAACACAGGCTGATGTGGCGGGTATTGCGGGCTGGAAGCTAGGACTTGAAAAAGAAAATATCTGGAATATAATTGTGAAATATATAAATTAA
- a CDS encoding serine/threonine protein kinase, translating to MANQIWFQKYLIIRPLGKGGSAEVFLAEHIKLHTLRAIKRISKNHILHGQLLHEANILKNLKHPCIPVIYDVEEDNSYSYIIEQYIEGESLSEFRESKGRLPEQSVIEIAAGLCDLFSYLYSLNNPILYLDLKPDNLIISDGVVRLIDFGASVPKKEVHKRSFSLGTKGYAAPELYTKTTPDERTDIYGIGALLYYIVTGYPYELELGQAARKNLELQCSKALANCIQRCLRANSSFRYPSVAALNKKLSELKRSKVSSKEKSNETLHIAVAGTQQRIGTTHLAFLLTSYLCAHHKNGLYIEKNKSGQLHSLLSRYQNNKTRHGVHRLFGCNLLPETSLENAYNKELYPFTVMDFGCLTKENITDFLEADHKLIVSGGKEWELQYTEEILKQIEPEEDIRFLFNYLNGKQYALVAGAMGQFKTSRIPYEPDPFKGKGNEYVMDFISNLLYG from the coding sequence ATGGCAAATCAAATCTGGTTTCAGAAATACCTAATAATCAGACCACTGGGAAAAGGCGGTAGTGCAGAAGTCTTTTTGGCTGAGCATATTAAGCTGCATACTCTTAGGGCAATTAAAAGAATTAGTAAAAACCATATACTTCATGGACAACTGCTTCATGAAGCAAATATTTTAAAAAATCTGAAACATCCCTGTATACCGGTTATTTATGATGTAGAGGAGGATAACTCCTATTCCTATATTATAGAGCAGTATATTGAAGGGGAATCTTTATCTGAATTCCGTGAGTCAAAGGGACGGCTTCCGGAACAATCTGTTATAGAGATAGCTGCAGGACTCTGTGATTTATTTTCTTATTTATATTCCTTAAATAATCCCATATTATACTTGGATTTAAAGCCGGACAACCTGATAATTTCAGACGGTGTGGTTAGATTAATTGATTTTGGAGCATCTGTACCAAAAAAGGAAGTACACAAGAGAAGTTTTTCTCTTGGTACAAAAGGCTACGCAGCACCTGAACTATATACGAAAACCACCCCGGATGAAAGGACTGATATTTATGGCATCGGTGCTTTACTCTATTATATTGTAACAGGCTATCCCTATGAACTTGAATTGGGACAGGCTGCAAGAAAAAATCTGGAGCTGCAATGCAGTAAGGCATTAGCAAACTGCATTCAACGCTGCTTACGTGCCAATTCTTCTTTCCGTTATCCTTCTGTTGCAGCTCTAAATAAAAAATTATCAGAACTGAAGCGAAGTAAAGTATCCAGTAAAGAGAAATCCAATGAAACCCTTCATATTGCAGTTGCAGGAACACAACAAAGGATTGGTACTACCCATTTAGCATTTTTACTCACCTCTTACTTATGCGCCCACCATAAGAATGGTTTGTATATCGAAAAAAACAAATCAGGACAGCTTCACAGTCTTTTAAGCAGATACCAGAATAATAAGACAAGACACGGTGTACACCGATTATTCGGATGTAATCTTCTACCGGAAACCAGCCTGGAAAATGCATATAATAAAGAGTTATATCCGTTCACTGTTATGGATTTTGGCTGCCTTACCAAAGAAAACATTACGGATTTTTTAGAGGCAGATCATAAATTAATTGTATCAGGGGGCAAAGAATGGGAGCTTCAATATACGGAAGAAATTTTAAAGCAGATTGAACCGGAAGAGGATATAAGGTTTTTGTTTAATTATCTGAATGGAAAACAGTATGCTTTAGTAGCTGGTGCAATGGGTCAATTTAAAACAAGCCGGATTCCCTATGAACCAGATCCCTTTAAAGGAAAAGGAAATGAGTATGTAATGGACTTTATATCAAACCTGTTATATGGATAA
- a CDS encoding adaptor protein MecA — protein sequence MKIEKISDRQIRCTLSRDDLVDRELRISELAYGSEKAKALFRDMMQQANYEFGFEAEDIPLMIEAIPVSPECLILVITKVEDPDELDTRFSKFSPDSDDHDDLYEDDSEESYADEIINTFGQMDELLGESTEEEKEDFVPLAEALSINKEEPHEDQKSVSYQTNLMKVYSFKTLNEVTKLSCVISNYYSGNNSLYKNPVSSLYYLVITKSDHTPEEFNKICNIISEYGRTERTTYASPYFYDEHFDSIIKDNATQILSAI from the coding sequence ATGAAGATAGAGAAAATTAGCGATCGCCAGATTCGCTGTACTTTAAGCAGAGATGATTTAGTGGATCGAGAATTACGAATTAGTGAACTTGCTTACGGAAGTGAAAAAGCAAAGGCCCTGTTTCGAGATATGATGCAACAGGCTAACTATGAGTTTGGTTTCGAAGCCGAGGACATTCCTTTGATGATAGAAGCCATTCCGGTGTCGCCTGAATGTTTAATATTAGTGATAACTAAAGTAGAAGACCCTGATGAACTGGATACCCGTTTTTCCAAGTTTTCACCCGATTCTGATGACCACGATGATTTATACGAGGATGATTCAGAAGAATCTTATGCTGACGAAATTATCAACACGTTTGGACAGATGGATGAGTTATTGGGAGAATCTACTGAGGAAGAAAAAGAAGATTTTGTTCCACTTGCAGAAGCATTATCCATTAATAAGGAAGAACCCCACGAAGATCAGAAAAGCGTCTCCTATCAAACAAATTTGATGAAAGTATATTCTTTCAAGACTTTGAATGAAGTAACAAAACTATCCTGTGTCATTAGTAATTATTACAGTGGTAATAACAGTTTATATAAAAATCCGGTAAGTTCCTTATACTATTTGGTAATTACCAAATCAGACCACACTCCGGAAGAGTTTAATAAAATCTGTAATATTATATCTGAATATGGCCGAACAGAGCGTACAACTTACGCTAGCCCATATTTTTATGATGAACATTTTGACAGTATTATTAAAGATAATGCTACACAAATTTTATCTGCAATCTAA
- a CDS encoding DUF1858 domain-containing protein, with translation MAQVSKDMTIGEIINVDQGVVSILLASGMHCIGCPSSQGESLEEAAMVHGMDADVLLSTINEYLQNK, from the coding sequence ATGGCACAGGTATCAAAAGACATGACAATTGGTGAAATCATCAATGTTGATCAGGGAGTTGTTTCTATTTTATTAGCTTCCGGTATGCATTGTATCGGCTGCCCTTCATCTCAGGGAGAATCCTTAGAAGAAGCTGCGATGGTACATGGAATGGATGCAGATGTATTATTATCAACAATCAATGAATATCTTCAGAATAAATAA
- a CDS encoding DUF362 domain-containing protein → MAYKISDECISCGACAGECPVGAISEGASHYEIDADSCLDCGACAATCPTGAIEA, encoded by the coding sequence ATGGCATATAAAATTTCTGATGAATGTATTAGCTGCGGAGCTTGTGCAGGAGAATGTCCAGTTGGAGCTATTTCCGAAGGCGCTAGCCACTATGAAATCGATGCTGATTCCTGTCTGGATTGTGGTGCTTGCGCTGCTACATGTCCAACAGGAGCAATTGAGGCTTAA
- a CDS encoding helix-turn-helix domain-containing protein: MHDTRYMISEASKRIDVEQHTLRYWEEELNIHILRNEMGHRYYREEDIEVLKAVKILKEKGYQLRAIKMLLPEIQRLGRLGKVEVEKMQQEWDKKYMDDIAGEAVQSALAVQEDEEPNEAQDMIVEKSSQRLEQFKNIMGRLITEAIEDNNEALSDVLSESITTSVIKEMDYLLKVKEEREEERFKQFDRTLREIQQGRAEIAAGKSERIKKKKGIFTKKSYT, encoded by the coding sequence ATGCACGATACTCGATATATGATATCAGAGGCCTCAAAAAGAATTGATGTGGAACAACATACATTACGATACTGGGAAGAAGAATTGAATATACATATACTAAGGAATGAGATGGGGCATAGATATTATAGGGAGGAGGATATTGAAGTTCTAAAGGCTGTTAAAATCCTCAAGGAAAAAGGCTATCAGCTACGGGCCATTAAAATGCTATTACCGGAGATTCAAAGACTGGGAAGGCTGGGGAAAGTAGAAGTAGAGAAAATGCAGCAAGAGTGGGATAAAAAATATATGGATGATATTGCAGGTGAAGCCGTACAATCAGCATTGGCCGTACAAGAAGATGAAGAGCCAAATGAAGCACAGGATATGATAGTGGAAAAGTCATCACAAAGACTGGAGCAGTTTAAAAATATCATGGGCAGATTAATAACAGAGGCCATTGAAGATAATAATGAGGCATTATCAGACGTGTTAAGTGAATCCATTACTACTAGTGTTATAAAAGAGATGGATTATCTACTGAAAGTAAAGGAAGAGCGTGAAGAAGAAAGATTTAAGCAGTTCGACCGAACTCTGAGAGAAATCCAGCAAGGTCGTGCAGAAATCGCTGCAGGCAAGAGTGAACGAATAAAAAAGAAGAAAGGGATATTTACTAAAAAAAGTTATACATAA
- the dnaB gene encoding replicative DNA helicase, which produces MDEAFIKKVLPHSDEAERSVIGSMIMDKDAIIAASELVIGEDFYQKRYGVLYDAMIELFNEGKPVDLITLQNKLKEKDVPPELCSLEFIRDLIASVPLSANIRYYANIVKEKSTLRQLIKVTESITNECYLDKEKIETILEDSEKKMFDILQKRNSGDFVSIRDVVFKSLESIEAAAKNKGSVTGVATGFYDLDYKTAGLQPSDLILIAARPSMGKTAFVLNIAEHVVLKGNTTTAIFSLEMSKDQLVKRIMAMHSKVNSQAIRTGELSDEEWLKLVESARMIGNSNLIIDDTSSISIGELRSKCRKFKLEHNLGLVIIDYLQLMTGSKKSESRQQEISEISRSLKGLARELSVPVIALSQLSRAVEQRPDKRPMLSDLRESGAIEQDADIVMFLYRDDYYNHDSEEAGISEVIIGKQRNGPTGTVKLAWLSQFTKFANLERQNG; this is translated from the coding sequence ATGGATGAGGCATTTATAAAAAAGGTACTTCCTCATAGTGATGAAGCGGAACGTTCGGTAATTGGTTCTATGATTATGGATAAAGATGCCATAATTGCCGCTTCAGAACTTGTAATAGGGGAAGACTTTTACCAAAAGCGGTATGGGGTATTATATGATGCCATGATTGAGCTATTTAATGAAGGAAAACCTGTTGATTTGATTACTCTTCAAAACAAGTTAAAGGAAAAAGATGTTCCCCCGGAGCTATGCAGCCTTGAATTCATTAGAGATTTGATTGCATCGGTACCACTCTCAGCAAATATTAGGTACTATGCCAATATTGTAAAAGAAAAGTCTACCCTGCGCCAATTGATAAAGGTTACAGAATCCATTACCAACGAATGCTACTTAGATAAAGAGAAGATAGAGACAATACTTGAAGATTCTGAAAAAAAGATGTTCGATATCCTGCAAAAACGCAATTCCGGTGATTTTGTAAGTATCCGCGATGTTGTTTTTAAGTCTTTGGAAAGTATTGAAGCTGCGGCGAAAAACAAAGGCAGCGTTACCGGTGTTGCAACTGGCTTTTATGATTTGGACTATAAGACGGCAGGTTTACAGCCTTCCGATTTAATACTGATAGCAGCAAGACCTTCCATGGGTAAAACAGCTTTTGTATTAAATATTGCAGAGCATGTTGTGCTAAAAGGGAATACAACAACAGCTATTTTTAGTCTTGAAATGTCAAAGGACCAGTTGGTAAAGCGTATTATGGCAATGCACTCTAAGGTTAATTCTCAGGCAATACGTACCGGTGAATTAAGCGATGAAGAATGGCTGAAGTTAGTTGAAAGTGCCAGAATGATTGGTAACTCTAATTTAATTATAGATGATACATCAAGCATTTCTATTGGTGAACTTCGTTCCAAATGCCGTAAGTTTAAGCTAGAACATAATTTGGGTTTGGTAATCATTGATTACTTACAGCTTATGACAGGCAGTAAAAAATCTGAGTCAAGACAACAGGAAATTTCTGAAATATCAAGATCCTTAAAAGGCCTTGCCAGAGAGTTAAGTGTGCCTGTTATAGCTCTTTCCCAGTTAAGCCGTGCTGTAGAGCAAAGACCGGATAAACGCCCTATGCTTTCTGACTTGAGGGAATCCGGTGCTATCGAGCAGGATGCGGATATTGTTATGTTTTTGTATCGTGATGATTATTATAACCATGATTCAGAGGAAGCAGGTATATCAGAGGTAATTATTGGTAAGCAAAGAAATGGTCCTACCGGGACGGTTAAGCTTGCCTGGCTTTCTCAATTTACGAAATTTGCTAATCTGGAACGCCAGAATGGATAA
- the rplI gene encoding 50S ribosomal protein L9 — protein sequence MQIILTQDVKALGKKGELVNVSDGYARNFILPKKLGLEANAKNLNDLKLQKAAEDKRQKEILEEAQALAKDLESKTLDVKIKAGEGGRTFGSISSKEIASALKTQYGMDIDKKKLQLPEAIKTIGTHTVPVKLHPKVTAELKVKVSEQ from the coding sequence ATGCAGATTATATTGACACAGGATGTTAAGGCGTTGGGAAAAAAAGGAGAGTTGGTAAATGTAAGTGACGGCTATGCCCGTAATTTTATATTGCCTAAAAAACTTGGATTAGAGGCTAATGCTAAAAATCTTAATGATTTAAAATTACAAAAAGCGGCAGAAGATAAGAGACAGAAAGAAATATTAGAAGAAGCCCAGGCTTTAGCCAAGGATTTAGAGAGTAAGACCTTGGATGTCAAAATAAAAGCAGGAGAAGGTGGAAGAACATTTGGGTCTATCTCATCCAAAGAAATTGCAAGTGCTTTAAAAACTCAGTATGGTATGGATATTGACAAGAAAAAACTGCAACTTCCAGAAGCAATTAAAACCATTGGAACACATACAGTTCCTGTTAAACTTCATCCCAAGGTTACAGCTGAACTTAAGGTGAAGGTAAGTGAACAATAA
- a CDS encoding DHH family phosphoesterase, which yields MKRKIKVKGALKAYLQWPVMLSLLLIAMNLSIHLVDRQAGIIMTGFVIVYVLIALFLYFFKRPYIVGDLIRYAADYGQVQKQLLKEMALPYAVLDYDGRLLWGNNEFLDMIENEFKAQKSISNIFPEITEAVLPRDMQDQTVPLLRGNNYYKVVLRKIIAEDFSENSPWGYQDEDMDFSDANSLIAMYIYDETEIKSLIKQNNDQKMITGLLYIDNYEEALESIDEVRRSLLIALVDRKINKYMQSIDAIVKKLEKDKYIFVFKQKYLPQLQANKFNLLEEVRAVNIGNEMSVTISIGLGVHTDSYQVSYEYARAAIDLALGRGGDQAVVKEGEKLLYYGGKSIQLEKSTRVKARVKAHALKEFVEAKDKVVIMGHAIGDVDSFGAGIGIYRIAKTLNKKAHIVINEVTTSVRPLMNRFINNPEYEDDMFLKSEQAMGIVDNNTLLVIVDVNRPNYTECKELLSLTKTIVILDHHRQTGEAIENAVLSYIEPYASSSCEMVAEILQYIGDGLRLKQVEADAMYSGVMIDTNNFLTKTGVRTFEAAAFLRRNGADVTRIRKSFRSDMDEYKVKAEAISATEVYLEHFAITVCSSAGVSSPTVLGAQVANELLNITNIRATFVLTEFNDKIYLSARSIDEVNVQLIMERLGGGGHMSVAGAQFTNCTQAEAMYNLKATLSAMKQEGEL from the coding sequence ATGAAAAGGAAGATAAAAGTAAAAGGAGCATTGAAGGCATATCTGCAATGGCCTGTTATGTTATCTCTACTGTTGATAGCTATGAATCTATCGATTCATCTGGTTGACCGGCAGGCAGGGATTATCATGACCGGTTTTGTTATTGTGTATGTTCTGATCGCACTGTTTCTGTACTTTTTTAAAAGACCTTACATCGTTGGAGACTTAATTCGCTATGCGGCGGATTATGGACAGGTTCAAAAGCAGCTTTTAAAAGAAATGGCACTGCCTTATGCGGTGCTGGATTATGACGGAAGACTGCTTTGGGGTAATAATGAATTCCTCGATATGATTGAAAATGAATTTAAGGCACAAAAATCCATAAGCAATATATTTCCTGAGATTACAGAAGCAGTCTTGCCAAGAGATATGCAGGATCAGACAGTTCCGCTGCTTCGGGGCAATAATTATTATAAGGTGGTACTTCGTAAAATTATTGCAGAAGATTTTTCAGAGAACAGTCCCTGGGGCTACCAGGATGAGGATATGGACTTTAGTGACGCAAACAGTCTGATAGCCATGTATATCTATGATGAAACGGAAATCAAGAGTTTAATAAAACAAAACAATGATCAGAAAATGATAACGGGTCTACTCTATATTGATAACTATGAAGAAGCTCTTGAAAGTATTGATGAAGTTAGGCGTTCACTTTTAATTGCCTTAGTAGACCGAAAAATAAATAAATACATGCAAAGTATTGATGCTATTGTAAAGAAACTAGAAAAGGATAAGTATATTTTTGTATTTAAGCAAAAATATCTTCCTCAGCTTCAAGCGAACAAATTTAATCTGTTAGAGGAAGTAAGGGCAGTCAATATCGGAAATGAGATGTCAGTAACGATTAGTATTGGACTTGGGGTTCATACAGATTCTTATCAGGTAAGCTATGAATATGCCAGAGCCGCCATTGATTTAGCTCTTGGCAGGGGCGGTGACCAGGCCGTTGTTAAGGAAGGAGAAAAACTTCTCTATTATGGCGGTAAGAGTATACAACTTGAAAAGAGTACCAGAGTGAAGGCAAGAGTGAAGGCTCATGCCTTAAAAGAGTTTGTAGAAGCTAAGGACAAAGTTGTAATTATGGGACATGCTATTGGGGATGTGGATTCCTTTGGCGCGGGAATTGGTATATATCGTATTGCTAAGACCCTGAATAAAAAAGCCCATATTGTCATTAATGAAGTTACAACTTCTGTCAGACCGTTGATGAACCGATTTATTAATAATCCGGAATATGAAGATGATATGTTCTTAAAAAGTGAACAGGCTATGGGGATTGTGGACAATAACACCTTGCTTGTAATAGTAGACGTAAACCGCCCAAACTACACAGAGTGTAAAGAATTGTTGTCATTAACCAAAACGATAGTAATTCTTGACCATCACAGGCAAACGGGTGAAGCCATTGAGAATGCAGTATTGTCCTATATTGAGCCTTATGCATCCTCTTCCTGCGAGATGGTTGCAGAAATACTTCAATACATCGGAGATGGGCTGAGATTAAAACAGGTTGAAGCAGATGCTATGTACTCAGGTGTAATGATTGATACCAATAACTTTTTAACAAAGACAGGTGTAAGAACCTTTGAAGCAGCAGCTTTTTTAAGAAGAAACGGAGCAGATGTAACCCGTATCCGGAAATCCTTTCGCAGTGATATGGATGAATACAAAGTTAAGGCAGAGGCAATTAGTGCAACAGAAGTTTATCTGGAGCATTTTGCTATAACAGTATGTTCAAGTGCAGGCGTAAGCAGTCCTACCGTATTAGGCGCACAGGTGGCTAATGAACTACTGAATATTACAAATATCCGAGCCACGTTTGTACTGACGGAATTTAATGATAAGATTTATCTAAGTGCAAGATCAATTGACGAAGTAAATGTTCAATTGATTATGGAGCGACTTGGAGGAGGAGGGCATATGAGTGTTGCGGGTGCCCAGTTTACAAATTGTACCCAGGCAGAAGCTATGTACAATTTAAAAGCGACCCTGTCCGCAATGAAACAAGAAGGAGAACTATAA